A single Anopheles arabiensis isolate DONGOLA chromosome X, AaraD3, whole genome shotgun sequence DNA region contains:
- the LOC120906052 gene encoding uncharacterized protein LOC120906052, with protein MPSSTKVRSSFAVRGFALGLLLTLAATVRGGSLVHELTVEAGELVGSCLRRSAASRWDCVKNESLAAVQQLSDAPRIVLLEGIQLVRSSDEPGNRHETHSPSAVGEQDGTIAATWSGAVLSALRRLLDTHVLEVDLAYPNGASASRAYGEGRHRRRQQMIPMMIFGVTVFGMFIIPIAFQFLTALSGKAFLMAKLALLLASMNGLKRVASAGVHYGLYHAVDQHPVPAPHPPPPFHQHSHALPLLYDRAEGLYADGPRRSSGGTDWRHF; from the exons ATGCCGTCGTCAACCAAAGTGCGTAGTTCGTTCGCCGTGCGGGGCTTCGCTCTCGgcctgctgctgacgctggcAGCGACGGTTCGCGGTGGCTCGCTAGTGCACGAGCTGACGGTGGAGGCTGGCGAACTGGTGGGCAGCTGCCTGCGCCGGTCGGCCGCCTCCCGGTGGGACTGCGTGAAGAACGAAAGCCTGGCCGCGGTGCAGCAGCTTTCGGACGCACCGAGAATTGTGCTGCTGGAGGGAATACAGCTGGTGCGGAGCAGTGACGAGCCGGGAAACAGGCACGA GACGCATAGCCCATCGGCCGTCGGAGAGCAAGATGGTACCATTGCAGCCACGTGGAGTGGCGCTGTGCTGAGCGCACTGAGGCGGCTGTTGGACACGCACGTGCTGGAGGTGGATCTGGCGTATCCGAATGGCGCATCGGCGAGCCGCGCATACGGCGAAG GACGTCACCGGCGCCGCCAGCAGATGATACCGATGATGATCTTCGGCGTGACCGTGTTCGGCATGTTCATCATCCCGATCGCGTTCCAGTTCCTGACCGCGCTCAGCGGCAAAGCGTTCCTGATGGCGAAGCTGGCCCTGCTGCTCGCCTCGATGAACGGCCTCAAACGG GTGGCATCAGCGGGCGTGCACTACGGGCTGTACCATGCGGTCGACCAGCATCCCGTACCGGCGCCGCATCCACCGCCCCCGTTCCATCAGCACTCGCACGCCCTGCCGCTGCTGTACGACCGTGCCGAGGGACTGTACGCGGATGGGCCGCGGCGCAGCAGTGGCGGCACGGACTGGCGCCATTTTTGA